In Pongo abelii isolate AG06213 chromosome 5, NHGRI_mPonAbe1-v2.0_pri, whole genome shotgun sequence, the DNA window cctttaattttcttttttatctagtacttgatatttagaaaatatatgctGTGTTGAAATTATGCAGCATAATAATACAGTAGCTACCCATGAAACCGCCACTGGACCTGTGATCAATCTCACCAGTCCCTTGGGTCACCAAGAGTTTTCTTCCCCATCCCGTCTCCCTACCACCCCTTTCCTTGCCCAGAGCAACTATgatgttttctcttaaaaatttagGTGAAAGATGGGGCAAGgaggctcacgcccgtaatcctagcacttcgggaggccaaggtgggagtgttgcttgaggccaaaagttcaagaTGAGGCTAGacagcacagtgagaccccatctctgcaaaaaaaaaattagtcaggcgtggtggtacctgcctgtagttcccgctactctggaggctgaggctgtaggatcacttgagcccagcaggtcaaggctgcagtgaactatgactgtaccactgcactccagcccaggcggcagagggagaccttgtctgcaaaataaatacataaataaatgagtaagtaagtatgtaagtaaataaataagtggtcATGTTTAGCTTTTTTGTCTTCTCTCCATTTCTACCCTGTAATTGAGAGTTGATGTTAGACTATTTTCTGGAAGtatcaatcaataaatgttttcagAAGTAATCAACTCAGCATAACCACTTTCCCTGGATATTTCTGTCACCAAAAGGGATAGAGAACAATGCTTCCAACACAGGCATAGGGTGAGTGTCTACTGGGGGACTAGGGTCACTGCAGAGAGACAACAGAAACAGTGTTGATTCTTTAGCACTATGGAGGTCCGGATGAAATCTAAAACATGTAGTATCAAAGCATCTGGCCCCAAAGGACCACTAGGCCAGGACATGGGGTTAGAGGTAGggtgaggaagaaaggaggaaggtcAGATTCAAGGGAGTCCAGTCTATAAAAGACCTTCCTTCTGTGAGATTTGGAAGTTTGACATTTACTCCAATTTTGAACAAGCCATTGGAAATCACATCTTAAGTTCTTTGGGTTCATTTCAATTTGTTCCTTTTCCTCTGTGCACTGGAACAGTCAGAAGGCCAGCTCTGTGTGGATTCAGGCAAATTCAAGTGACTTTGCTAGCTGGGCCTCAGTTTTACCTTGCAGCATATATAGTCCCTATCAGAATGGGGGCCTTACAGAGACTGAGATGATGTAAAATTAACAAGAGACTGTGAGCCAGCTCTGAGAGTTCATCCTCTAAGTATACTTGAGGTTAAATTCAAGGTTAGGGGTTCACAGACCTAGCTTCTCATTATGTGTGTTTTCACCTAGCATCTCCACTCATTTTAAATGAGGCAAATGGAAGGCTTTTGCTTTCCATCTCACAGTAAGCATGATTAACTGGGAGAAATTATAATCAAAACCATACGTGAGTTCACTTAAAGTACATGGTGGTACAAGGCCATGATGATACAGAAAAGAAATGCAACGGAAGACCTACACAGATGGGCAAACCTCCTGCAAAGATTTTACCTCTGAGAGGAAAAATAGAGTGTGACAGTAATGCCGCCTCCAGAAAGACTAGTTATTTAACCGAAAAAAATGAACGTAAAAGATGAAGTGTTTGATAAGTTCTGAAGATGAGATAGAGAGACAGAATAGAAAAGAGAAGTTCTCTATATTTCTTCtatcaatatatttattcattttttgttttcataaaaacGTTTGCAAGATTAATTTACATGCTACACAATTCAACCATTTAAGATCTGTAATTCAGTGGtgctttttagtatattcacagatatgtgATCTCCACAgtgaattttagaacattttcatcaccccacaaGATACTGTACTTTTGGcatttttattctatataaaataCCTGGCCAGATGTTCAAAGGCAGTGAAATATTATAAACTCTGGGCTGAGGCCTCCACCTCCTCTGCAAGTCCTTCCGTAACCAGAGGCACATGcgatattttatttaacaaagatTTCTGAGGCttgctttttttgtgtgaaaaacCATTAAGTTCAGGCAGGGGCGTTGAAACCTTGCTTCAGACCCTAAGTCCCCACGAAGATTTTAGAGCCACATGCAATGCAAACGGGCTCTTACTCCCGTCTAACTAGAGTAGCACACTGTAGCTCCATTTTCCAAATGCATGGTCTGTTTAAGTAAAGCATTCTCGAGCTTTAAGGCAAATATGAAAGGATTCAAAAAGACTTGAAAATCTGTTTCTGTCCTCAAGGAATTCACTAGATAGTTGGGGGACCATGATACTGAAACATCAAAAGTTAATTGAATACAAGGTTACCAAAATGATTGTTCCATATGATTTCATTATAGAAATACTTACAGAAATTCTATCAAAAGTTAGGTACAAATATGGGAAACATTACAATTTAGAGGGATGTTTAGAACTTGGTGAGTCTCGTGTGGTTTCTTAATGAAGTAACAGAACAAAAGTTGCCTGAGTAGGAAGTGTGCCTAACTCTGGCCAACACAGTATGCTCCTGGTACTCAGTGAaagtaagaataaaaacaaaatattggaaCAAAGTGAGAAAATCTGTAAATATCAAAGCAGCATGAAATCATAAGTTAAAACAACCTGAATTCATAAAGTACCAAACTCACCAGCCAAATTTGATAGGCAGTTTTTATTACAAAATGAAGAGATGGAATTAAAAGTAAGGGCCATCAAACATTTAGATGTAAAACAAAGTAACTGACAGTGCATGCTATTTTTTATAGGTAAAGctgatttttaagttaatttagaTAAGAACACGATCGCATGGGCTATAAACAGACTAGAAGTGCTTATGACTCAAGATAATTAATCTAAAAGCTAAATTAATCATTCGAAAAGGAAATGTCATGAAAGGTACCATAGGGATAAATGTTGGATTTGGTCTTATTTACATAATTGTTAATTAGGCTGAATAGACTACTTCTGGAAACAGTAGTAGAAACttggactaaatgtttgtgtccctcccaaaTTCGTACTTTGAGATCCAACCACCAGGGTTTTAGGAAGTGGGACTTTAGAggggtaattaggtcatgagggtagatctctcaggaatgggattagtgccattAGAGGAAGAGACAGCAGAGCTTgcagctctctctttctctccccctgcCATGTGAAGATTCAGCAAGAAAGCCGCCAtctctaaaccaggaagagggccttcaagcacccaaccatgctggcaccctgtggcctccagaacagtgagaagtaaatatttgttgttcaAGCCACCgagtctgtggtatttttgttacagcagcccaagctACAGCAGAGCCCTTAGTTTTAAATGGGAGGCCTTGGGGCCGGGctcggtggttcacgcctgtaatcccagcactttgggaggccaaggcaggtgaccacccgaggtcaggagttcgagaccagcctgaccaacatggaaaaaccctgtctctactaaaaatacaaaaaattagccaggcatggtggcgggcgcctgtaatcccagctactcaggaggctgaggcaggagaatcacttgaacttgggaggtggaggttgcggtgagccgagatcacgccattgcactccagcctgagcaacaagaatgaaactccatcaaaaaaaaaaaaaaaaaaaaaaaaaacagacgggggtggggaggcctcaaagTACAGGGGTTAACAGCACAGCCTGACCTTAGTAGACCTGCATTTGaccttggctctgccacttactggctgttgGACCTTAGACAGCTTAGTTAAGGTCTCTAAGTCTCAGTGTCCTCGTGGACACATGGAGTGGTAATGGTGGCTATCTCGTGGAGTTGTGCTGTGTGTTAATGAGGTAATGCACAAGAAGTGGCTGGCACAGTCTCTGGCACACAGCACCCCACAAATGGTGACCATTGGTAATTATATAATCACAATCAAAATCAGGGCACGTGTGCTCTGATCTAGAAAGAGAACAAGTGCCATAGAAGCTGCAAAGTGGTTCTTTAACTAAATGTGGCTATGGTTAGAAGCTGACTGAAAGTCACCTTGACAATGTCATAACTCTGTGGAGAACTTGTGGAGAAAACAGAGACCCTCTCCTGTTTGACACGCTTTCCAAATAATTTCTGAGCtaagaaagaaaaccagaaaacataGTAACTTTGCCTAAAGGGAAGGAAACCAGAGAATGACTTAATAATGATTAACTAGCATAGAAAAATTTGCACATGGAGAATAATAATGTTACCCTGTTTCAGTAACATTAAAAAGGAGAAGAGAGTTTTAAGGTAAGGGGAAGATTTTGATGCAGAAAGAAACTTTACTGAAATAAGGGTGCTGCGGTACTGGGTTGTATTAACAACTGACAATGTGTTATTAGCTTTCTTGAGAATGTTTATGCACAGATTCATGGGAGTTGAAGAATTTTTATTCAATCACAGAATGATAAAAGGGAAcctctggccgggcacagtggctcacacctgtaatcccagcactttgggaggccgaggtgggtgaatcacgaggtcaagagatcaagaccatcctggccaacatggtaaaaccccatctctactaaaaatacaaaaattagccgggcgtggtggtggccacttgtagtcccagctactcgggaggctgaggcaggagaaacgcttgaacccaggaggcggaggttgcagtgagccgagatcatgcctctgcactccagcctgggcgacagagtgagactccgtctcaaaaaaaaaaaaaaaaaaaaaaaggaacctccCAGGATTTTAACCTTGGAAGATGCGTGGagacatttatatttcatatacagGGGCTAGGCCTGGAGCAGGGGCCAGTTAGGATGGAGTAGGATTGTTAAACCAGAATCCCACTTTTTACCCCTCCCCTCCTCAGTCCCTTTTGGCAAGCTTATAATTTATAACGGGGTCAAAACAACTGTCAAACTTGTGTATCTGTTGAACTCTCCAAATCAGTGTTTTGTCCAGAACACTAAGACGTCTGTGCTTTCACCTGTTATTTGACATATTATTTCATGTCGTCTTCACCACAGTATGctgtctccattttatagatgaagaaactgaggcatattAGCCTCAGTCATGTGGCAAGCCCACGGCACACCAGTCAGGGCCAAGGCCTGACCGATTTCGGCTGGTAAAGATACAAGGGGCCactctattttttattgtgttattttttgacacagggtctcgctctgttacctagactgtagtgcagtggcacgatctcagctcactgcaacctctgcttcctgggctcaaacagtcttccaacctcagcctcccaagaagctgggactataggcacggaccacgaagcccagctaatttttgtatttttttcttaaaatgattttcgccatgttggccaggctaggaGCCTCTGTAGATTTAGACAGCTTATTGCTTACGTAAATGCAGAAGGAAGAGTAGCCAAAATTGCAAGCTCCCACCAATCACCAAAGGAGGATCCTGAAACAAAGGGAGGGTATGTTAGTTTAGAGGGCGGTCATAAACAGGTACCACAGccagggtggcttaaacaacagaaactgattgtctctcagttctggaagctggaagtgtaagatcaaggtgtcggcagggttgATTCCTTCTGAGGATCTGTTTTGTGCCTCCTTCACCTCCAGTGGTTTGCTGGCTAGCTTCGGCATTCCCGGGCTTGCAGGAGCATTATCCCAGCCTCTGGCTTCATCTGCACGTGGTGTGCTCTCTGTGTGCCTGCCTGTGTGCAGATCTCCCCAGTTtgataaggataccagtcatattgtATTAGGGTCCACTCCAgtgatttcattttaaatgtattacctctgtaaagatcctgtctttaagtaagctcatattctgaggtactggggtttAGGACTCCCACATATCTTTTTTTTAGGGGAGAACACAAGTCAATCCATAACAGAGCAGGTGATTACAATGCCAGCTGTGACATAGCCCATTGCAGAGAAGCCAGTTAAAGGCCGCAGCTGAGAGGTTTTATATTCTATGGTACTATTCCAAGGAGGGGAGCCAGAGAGCCTCACACCCCTtcagaacctgggaggtgaggagaaaCTGCCTCATGACAACCTCCCAGGGAAGTAGGGAGGTGGGTAGGAGATGGCTCCTAGCAGCTCCTTAAAGGCCTGGAACACCAGAGGATCACAAGGCGTTTATCCTTTCAAGAGACAGATGAGCTGCAGTTCAAGTCTTTGCTTGGTGGCTTATGCGGATATGTGCGAGGTTGCCAGGGGGCCCCGACAGAGCCGTTCCTCTGTCATCGCTCGTAGGACAGGGGCAGATTCTAAGCCAGGTCTGCCACACTCCCATCTACGCTCCTTGAGGCTTGCTGTTTCCCTGGACACCAATTCTTATGTCGACTGGTTGCTGACATTTTGTTGATGTCTCGGAGTCACAGGTCAGTTTCCCCCAGAAAGCAAACTCTGAGGCAGAGATGAACATGCCACAAGCTCATTAGCAGGTGCTCGCAGGTTCAACACCTGTGGAAAGGCAGGGGTGGCAGCAGGAATGGGCAGGGGAGGAGGTGGGCTGCCGTGCACTCACTACCAGGCCCTCGGCAGACCCCAGGCGGCTCTGAAACCACAGAACTGTGAGCTGCAGGCAGGGGTTTCTCTTCTAGCCCATAAAAGgcagactttttaaatttaaataaatatgctgCATTGAAAGTAGGTACCACAAGACAAACAATGATTGCCTTCATGTATGATTTTATCATAAAGTATGTATTCTTAACAATATCGAGGTATACAcagtatatgtacatacatgtatatatcatGTTAGTAAAGTatgattttggtattttttaactCCCTTAAGTCAGTCATCTCAGCTGTCTATATTTGAACTGCATGACACAATTTTGAGTCTGGGTCATAGACCAGATCCTTATTCTGGTCATTGAATGACTTTATTGGGTTTGCGAATCCTAAAAGTTCTACATGAAAATCTGTATTTAAGAAGATATGTACATTTCTGGAACGAGAATTTGAATCTGTTTTCATATTCTCGGGGAGACCTGTGTCCTCCTCCCCGACAAAGTTAAGAATCATTGTGTGAAGAAACAGAGTCATGTCGTGGCTGCTTTGTAGGCTGCACTTTGCCTGCTCCAAACACACAGCAGTGACAGATCAAAATCTAAAAAGCGAAAATGAAAAAGTCATAATCATGCCCCCTACTCCCCTGAAAAAGATATATCACTATAGACCAGAGACAAACGCGAAGCAGAGTGTGAAACCAGACACTGTGGCTGCAGGATCGCAAGCCGGGAGGTGGAAACAGAGGCTTAGCTCTGGTGGCAGTAAGACTAAATACGCCAGGCCAAAGCGTGTACTCTGCTTGAAAGCGGGCAGTGTAGTGGTCCTGTCCTCTGATCTAGAAGGGAGGCCCGAATCACTGCCTGCCCTAACCTCTAGCCTATAGAAAGCTTTGATCCTGGGAAGAGCACAGGACAGAGACAAGGCCTCCTTCTCAGGAACTGAGCTAAGCACCCCATGTCATCATCAGCCATATCACCACTGGGCAAGAACCCAGACCACCACCTCAACTCCATTCTGTGTGAGGGGTGCAAGCAGAGGAACCATAAAAACCTCTGAGCAGGGAGGGTGATCAGCAAGAGAACATTCACAATGACCTCCTATGCAGGCCAAGCCTGCCCACCCAAATTCCATGCCACGTGAGGAACTCTGACCTTGGGGTGTCAGCCATCCAAATCAGCAATCAGAATGTGAATTCACTGGAgagtaaagtaaaacaaaaaagctatctcggaaaaaaaaaaaaaaaatgcctgatgCCCTCAAAGAGACCATTGGAGAAAtaataaccattaaaaaaaaaaggaaaattctgaaTAAGAGGCAAAAACTGGCAGAAATGAAGGGTAAGtagataaggaaaaaaattagaatctcAGAAATGAGTGATAgattcattaaaataaagaaggaaaagcagATGAGACTACTAGACTCAGTTGACAGGAGAATAAGTAGTTAAGATGCTGTTACTGAAGAATTCACCCAGAatgcagcacacacacacagaataatacCTAAACTAGGTCAGTTAAGAGGAGAGGAAGATAGATTCAGAAGCTCCGCAGTGTGGATTATTGCAGTTCCAGGAGAGAATAAAAGGAATGGCAGAGAAGTAGGGCTGGAATTTTTCAGAATTGGAACAAGGCGTGAACCCTCTGATTGAGAGCGCTCTCAGAGTACTGAGaagaataaataaagataaatgcaGACCCAGCCTCATCAGAGTCAAATTGCAGAGCCTCGGGGATAAAGCTACACCGCTTCCAAACTGCCTGGAAGGAAAGACAGATTATCTGTGAAGAAGTAGCACTGACTGACAGCAGACTCGTCACCATTACTAATAGGCGGCAGGGAAATTGTCAGAGTGCTTGGGGAAGACAGACATGAAGCTAGAATTTTGCGTCCTACCAAGTTATTAAAGTGTGAGGGGTTTCAGACATGTAAATACTGAGAGAGTTTGCCTCCTGTGGACTTTCACTGCCAAAAAAACTGTTGAATGAAACTTATCTGAGAGACCAGAAGTGAAAAAGAAGGAATTGTGTTAGGACTAGGAAAGGCCTAAGATTTTACCTCACTTGCGGGTTAACAAGGTACCACTGCACTTTCATAAATGCAGGCAGAAAGACAAGAGACTCCTGCCTTAAAGACCAAGGACTTTCTTACTCAGCACGGAGGCAGCGTGAGTTCTCTTAGCATTGGCTCTTCTAGTCCCCCAGTTCAAtagtggggaggtggagcagCTCCGGATGCTGTACACACACTGGGCTGGAGCACAGCTGAAAACCCTCAAGCTTGGGCACCTTCCAgtatttcatttgttcatttgcgtgtgtttgtttttatcccAGTCTTTTAAAGGGGCTATTAGTAAACCTGCCCAATCTTTGTCCCTGAGGAAGACATTATGTTTATCATTCTGGTGAGGGAACAAACCTGCTTTCTGCTCCAGAGGGAGAGACTAACCATCTTCTAGTGCTATTTGGTGTACAAGCCACCACAAGTTTTATGAAAACTCCATAGAGCACTGTCCCCCAACAAAGaggtggaaaacaaaaaaaaaaaatgtggaatttaaaaatatttttaacttaaaattagcTGTTGAGTTAGTTTATTGTTTTACCTGTGATTTTGTTTAGAAGATGAAACTCTAGACAAGAATAACCAGGAAGGGGGGCTGCTAGGGAAAATGAAGCTTCCTGTCTTTTTTAGTAGCTGAATAGAGACACTAAATAACTTTGTGCTTGGAACAATTTATTAAAGgataatatgtatgtgtgtgtgtgtgtacatatatatatatttcttaaagaagaGAAATACAATTTACTCCTTACACCAGAGggaaaatattagaatattttgaaaatcaagCAATCCAATAGGtggcagaaaagaagaaaatttatgaaAAGAGGAAGACTGGTTAGCAGAAAACACAGATGAAGACGGTATAAATAAACTATATTGATAATCACAGTGAATATAAATAAAGTgaccttttaaaaatctgaagccACTCAGTCATCATGACCTTGTTCTAACACCTCAAGCAGGAAGGAAGGTAGAAAAGCTGTCCCCACTGAGGTCTGATGTTTTAGTCTCCATAGAATTGCTACATCTCATTGGTGAAACTGAGGTCCTGCCCCCTCCTCGCCTGGCCAATGGTGGAAATAACCATGACTCATTTATACTAGTCTTGATTAACAAGTCATAACTTTCATTCCCTGGGACTGAGGAGGGACCTTTCCCAGAGATCAAGTGGgagattttattatctttttattagaAAGTGATAGATCAAGAAAATCAAGCAGATAAAAGGATATAGAAGATttgaataatacaataaaaaattgtgACCACACCAGAATGAGATGTAATATACCTTTCAAACACCCCAAGAACATGGATTATATTGCTGCTTTTTACTTgggcatgtattttttttttagtttccaaatatatgaattttatgacTTTTAACGAATATCTTTTTATTGTGAACTTCAAATTTAATTGCATTGATGTCGGAAAACGTAGTATTATTCATTCTTGGAACTTTGTTGTAACTTGCTTTTTAACCTCAAATATATAAGGATATCGTTTCAAGACCATTGGAAGTAGCTGCAGTGTGATAAATGTAAGGGTAAGAAGAGAGTGTTACAGGAGTGTTTACCATCAGTTTGCACATGTCCAAGTCATATGCCTGGTAGGAAAACTTTAAATTTGGGATCACACATTTTTGCCTATGCCATTTCTATTCATTAAGTTCATAGCTGTTTCTTGTTTACTGCCTTGGTTAGACCTGTGATGAGACAGAGCACTGCTGATGGTGGGTACCTAGTCATCAGTTTAAGTTTTCTGTTTTGAGTGAAATATCCATTTAATCAAAGTTTCCAAGTTCATTCTTATTAAATGGTTCAAAATATTCACCTATGAATTCTAAAGTCTCTACTgtatctgtagttttttttttgagaattaaatCGTTTATTGATTACATATGATAATGAATGATACACAAACTTCATTCCCATCTATAATTTTATCTGGTTCCAGATTCAATTTAGATATATCGCATAGGATGGGCCAACAATCATTTTTATAACCAATAATTCCATGATTTTGCTTGGGTAATCCCTTTTGATGGTGAACTTCAGATCACAACAGTAACCATAAGTTCACCTACACCAAGGTTTCTGAAGACAATGGCTTCTCCACCCAAGCAGGTTGTATATAAACTCCAAATAGAACCTGGCATCACCCAGAGGGAATTCTAACTTCACACTCTTGGGGGAAATTTACCAAGATGGCTTCAGAGTAGACTAACTTTacacagcacatcaaaaaaaaaaaaaagacatttattcagtATCACAATCAGACTATTACATTTAGCAATCAACAGCAtgggtgccaaaaaaaaaagaaaaaatctgtattaaaaccctttgttggaatgctttacactttccacagaacagaaactaaaataacctGTTATACAGTTAGTCACAAATACAGTCCTCAGTTTTTTGCCCATACACATGAGTATTTGTCTAAAATATGTCTTCTTTGTAGCAGCTAGGCCCTgccaccactgtgcttggctgagtTCACAAATCTGTTGTAACCTGTAACTTCCCTGACACTTCTCTGGCTCTCCTCTCCTGCTTTGTTTCCTAATTAAAATCTTCTGCCACTGCCTTAGCTACTGCTGCTACTGGAACCGCCCTAGCCACCTTGGTTTCGTGGTTTGGCAAAGTGTTGGCCTCCACCACCATAGGGACCAGAGCCTCCAAAGTTTCCTCCCTTCATGGGTCCAAAATTTGAAGACCGATTGTTGTAATTGCCAAAATCATTGTAGCTTTCACCATCTCCAAAACTGCTTCCATCGTTACCAAATCCATTATAACCATCCGCACTGCCACCATATCCATCACTATCACGGCTGCCACCAAAGCTGCCACGACCACTGAAGTTTCCTCCACGACCAAAGTTGTCATTCCCACCGAAACCACCTCCACGACCACCACCAACGTTTCCAGAACCACTTTGCCTCTCTGGCTGAAAGAAGCACTCACCATCTCTTGCTTTGACAGGGCTTTCCTAACTTCACAGTTGTGGCCATTCACAGGATGGCATTTCTGAATGACAGTCTTATCCACAGAGTCATGGTCGTCAAAAGTTACAAAGGCAAAGCCCATTTTCGTGCCACTGCCTCGGTCAGTCATGATTTCAGTCACttcaatttttccaaactgttcaaaataatctcttaggtgatgttcttcagtgtcttcttTAATGCCACCAACAAATGCCTTTTTCACAGTTAAGTGGGTACCTGGTGTTTGAGAATCTTCTCTTGAGACAGCTCTCTTTGGTTCCACCACTCTTCCATCCACCTTGTGTGGCCTTGCATTCGTGGCTGCTTCCACGTCCTCCACAGTGGCATAgtgacaaacccaaagcccctGGAGCAATTGGTGTTTGGATCTCTCATTACCACACAGTCCAGGAGTGTTCCCCATTGCTTAGAATGGCTCCTCAGGCTCTCATTGGTTGTTTCAAAGCTCAATCCTCCAATGATGAGCTTCCTCAGCTATTCGGGCTCTTTAGGAGACTCTGACTTAGACAGGACAGCAGGGAGAAGAGAGACTTTAATGATGTTTTTTCAGCAGCATCCACGAGCAGAAAGTAGCAAGCTGACGAATCGTATCTGTAGTTTTGATGCCCTtttcaattcttaaaaaaaaaaaaaaaaaatgaattataaagaGGATCAACAAAAGAACACATCAATGCAGTCAGCTGTCTGTATATGGGGGtttcacatctgtggattcagccAATCGTAGGtcaaaaatatttgggggaaaaaacaattttaaaatacaacaataaaacataataaaaattttaaaatacaatataacagctacttacataacatttacattgtattaggtactaTGAGTAATctagatgtgcataggttatatgcaaatactacaccattttatataagggacctGAGGATTTTGGTAGCTGTGGgggtcctggaatcaatcccccTCAGATACTGAGGGACGACTATATGCAGTTATCTGATAAAACTAGTAAAATAGTCATCCTTCtgttaagaaaagaaataagaaaacacgAATAATATTGTACATAATTGAAGGTCCCTTTGGATTCTAAAATTCCACGAGTCTATGCTTGTGGGTTATCAAGTTCCTACCAGGTGGCTTTGCCTGTCCAGCTTCAGCCTCTCTGCCATTCCACATGGTTGCTAAACCCTAGGACAATCCAGGGATGGAGGCAAGGCTCTGTGTCTCACCCACGTGGTATGTCCACTAGCTCATGCAGTTAGAAGAGAAAACACAGCTGAATGCATTGACTGTAATGTAGTCATTGCTGACAGCAGGCGGCTATGTAATGTGCTCCTCTAGGCTCTAGAATACCTACAATGTAACAGGAACTGTGCACAATAGAGATTCCAGAGGTGGAAACAGAGATGCACACCCCACCCTCAAAAATGGCAGCCTCTCAGAAAGACCGCCATGAAGTAAGTAAGTACACAAACAGTGAGGATGAAAAGTACTGTGCAAGAGAAGGATAGGGTGCAGTAATGAGATTGATGGAGTCTGTGAGGATACCAAGTGAACAGGGTGGCTGAGGGCCAGAAGTGAGGTAGGGAGGGTGGGAAATTGTATGTGGAGAAAGCCATTTAGTATGTTTAAGAAACCCAGTAGGCCGGGCTGGCCTGAACCTAGAGAACACTGGAAAGAGGTAGAAGCTTTTAGGAACTGGAGGCTTTCTCCTGGGGCAGTGGGGAGCCACCGAATGGTTTTTACCACCACCGCTGGTTAAGCACCTAAAAGAAAGCCTACATCTCAGTAACCATGATCTATAGTTAGCCTCTTATTTCCCAAACAAAATTCTATTTCTCCAGTTCGAAAAAGCAAAGGCCACTAGTAGATATCCTGTGTCCGATACCTACCTATTAGTGGAttaaatgctttcttttccattaaaccattaaactttttatattttttagcttGAAATAAATAGGCTTGCAATACAGTAAGCTGtctgggtttttcttttaaactgcatggattttaaactgtatttaccacaatgtatattttaataatgtcTTGGGTGTC includes these proteins:
- the LOC134761644 gene encoding heterogeneous nuclear ribonucleoprotein A1-like, translated to MGNTPGLCGNERSKHQLLQGLWVCHYATVEDVEAATNARPHKVDGRVVEPKRAVSREDSQTPGTHLTVKKAFVGGIKEDTEEHHLRDYFEQFGKIEVTEIMTDRGSGTKMGFAFVTFDDHDSVDKTVIQKCHPVNGHNCEVRKALSKQEMVSASFSQRGKVVLETLVVVVEVVSVGMTTLVVEETSVVVAALVAAVIVMDMVAVRMVIMDLVTMEAVLEMVKATMILAITTIGLQILDP